One stretch of Argiope bruennichi chromosome 3, qqArgBrue1.1, whole genome shotgun sequence DNA includes these proteins:
- the LOC129962626 gene encoding uncharacterized protein LOC129962626, giving the protein MASLKLWVLSCLVLSATCVKIEKKKTISSAKDLVAAATGYVGGGGGGGYGGSSGGGGYGGGGGGGGGGYGGGAGGKGTTILLAIPVSLNGGGKGGGSGGGYGGSSGGGGGYGGSSGGGEGYGGGSSGDYGGSISLGGGYDAGSTGGDYGGASLGGGYGGDIGGEYGGGKGGDGGYGAALGGDGGYGGKGGDGGYGAALGGVSSGYGGSSEGGYGGGSAGGYGGGSSGGGKVQIITLGSAGGGYGGSSGGGGGYGGSSGGYGGSSGGGGGYGGKSSGGGAGYGGSSGGGGGYGGSNGGSGGVTLLGLSISSLGGGKSEGGSGGYGGGSSGGYGGSSGGSGGYGGSSGGAGGYGGSGGDDYSAALSALGGSYGGSSGGGGYGGSVGGGKGGSGGYGGGLGGGLGGYGGSGGKSGGLGGGYGGGSGGGKGGYGGGLGGLGGGYGSGSGGGKGGYGGGLGGGLGGGYGGGSGGGKSGGYGGSSGGGGGYGGSSGGGGGYGGSGGISKGGFGGVSSYGGGDWSW; this is encoded by the exons ATGGCATCCTTGAAG CTATGGGTACTCAGCTGTCTCGTCCTGAGCGCAACCTGCGTCAAGATTGAGAAGAAGAAGACCATTTCCTCAGCGAAGGATCTCGTAGCCGCTGCTACTGGCTATGTAGGAGGCGGTGGTGGTGGCGGATACGGGGGAAGTAGTGGAGGTGGAGGTTATGGAGGAGGTGGAGGAGGCGGTGGCGGAGGATATGGTGGAGGTGCTGGAGGCAAAGGAACCACAATCCTCCTGGCTATTCCAGTTTCCCTAAACGGAGGTGGCAAGGGAGGTGGTAGCGGTGGGGGCTACGGTGGATCTTCTGGAGGTGGAGGAGGATATGGAGGATCCTCCGGCGGCGGAGAAGGTTATGGAGGAGGCTCATCAGGAGATTATGGCGGTAGCATTTCTCTTGGTGGTGGATATGATGCTGGTTCTACTGGTGGAGACTATGGGGGAGCTTCTCTTGGAGGAGGATATGGTGGAGACATTGGCGGGGAATATGGAGGCGGCAAAGGAGGAGATGGAGGATATGGAGCTGCTCTCGGTGGTGATGGTGGATATGGTGGTAAAGGTGGTGATGGAGGATATGGTGCTGCTCTTGGAGGAGTATCTAGTGGATATGGTGGATCTTCCGAAGGAGGATATGGAGGTGGGTCTGCTGGTGGATATGGAGGCGGATCTTCGGGAGGCGGTAAAGTTCAAATAATCACCCTTGGAAGTGCAGGCGGTGGATACGGAGGAAGCAGTGGTGGCGGCGGAGGATACGGTGGAAGCAGCGGAGGATATGGTGGAAGCAGTGGTGGTGGAGGAGGTTATGGAGGGAAAAGCAGCGGAGGTGGAGCAGGTTATGGAGGAAGCAGCGGAGGTGGAGGAGGATATGGAGGAAGTAATGGTGGAAGCGGTGGTGTAACTCTCCTTGGTCTTAGTATCAGTAGCTTGGGAGGTGGCAAATCAGAAGGTGGATCTGGAGGCTATGGTGGTGGATCTTCTGGAGGATATGGAGGTAGTAGTGGAGGATCTGGAGGATATGGAGGCAGTAGTGGTGGAGCTGGAGGATATGGAGGAAGCGGTGGGGATGATTACTCTGCAGCTTTAAGTGCTCTTGGAGGTAGTTATGGTGGTAGCAGTGGTGGTGGAGGATATGGAGGTTCAGTTGGAGGAGGAAAGGGAGGCAGTGGTGGATATGGAGGTGGACTTGGTGGCGGTTTAGGTGGATATGGTGGCTCTGGAGGAAAGAGTGGTGGACTCGGAGGTGGATATGGAGGTGGTAGCGGAGGTGGAAAGGGTGGCTATGGAGGTGGTCTTGGTGGACTAGGTGGTGGATATGGAAGTGGAAGCGGAGGAGGAAAAGGCGGTTATGGAGGAGGTCTTGGTGGTGGTCTTGGAGGAGGTTACGGAGGCGGAAGCGGAGGTGGCAAAAGCGGAGGATACGGAGGCAGCAGCGGAGGTGGTGGAGGTTATGGAGGAAGCAGCGGCGGTGGAGGAGGATATGGAGGAAGTGGTGGAATCAGCAAAGGAGGCTTTGGTGGTGTTTCTAGTTACGGAGGCGGTGACTGGTCCTGGTGA